The sequence below is a genomic window from Gadus morhua chromosome 12, gadMor3.0, whole genome shotgun sequence.
GTCAAACAATCTTCAATTTACATTCAAGTTAAAATAAAACCCTTCTCGATGAAATACAAAAATGACCCCCCCAAAGGAATTAATCGAAGAGACTAGTCTCGAGTCCGTTCCCCTTATCAACATCCCCTTTCTACCTGCCTTGCGTCAATTGGCGCAACAGGCTGGCAAGGAGACGGAGGGCAAATTATGAAGCAATGACGGCGCTGAGGGAGTCTGCGTCATTATGAATTCCTGACCTTGAAAGGGTTTCTGATGATATGGAGTTCCACGACCTCGAGTTTGGGTGGGTAGGCTACATGGGGCCTACAGACACATGTGATTCTCCGAATAGCCGTTTAACCCGCTCCGCCACGGCGCCgctattatttaaataaaatgttaatCAGTCGAGAGACGGGCTAGGGTAGAACACTCATGTCGCGGTAAGGTTGTAGTGTTTCTCAAAATCACTCCCAAGAACAATTGACCTTAAAGCACATCCAGGTCAATGTAGCCTGTGTTTGACTCTGTAGCACAGGTGCACAAGGTGGCAAGTAGgctaggaagagagagaggttagattCAAGCGCAACGGTTCAAGAAATTCAAAAGGTATGTCTCCAAAAACAGGCTCTACGAACGTCAGAATCGACCTTTGCCATTGCCTACTGAATTATGTAGATTCTGCGGCTCTGGAACGATTCAGGCCCGTGGAAGCGTGCCTGTGCCTAACTTTAAGCCAATCAAACAACCCGAATCTACGAATGAATGGGACAGCCAGCAACACATGGACACACTCTTTACAAAACGACTATTGATACGGCCTCATCAAGCAGATATCCTTGGCCGCTAGTTGCTTGCTTCCGGGAAGTATTAAAACAGTTTACCGCTGAAACACGACGAAACGCATCATAATTCACGCAACAAGTATGCGTCGTTAATAGATTTAATACTCACTTGAAAGAAGGAGGCGAAATAAGTAAGTTTAAGCGTCTTCTGGGACTCGCTTGTCTTTCCACCCGCTTCCTCGTCGCGGACGCGGCGTTATAAAGGGATCTTGTTCTTTGTGGCCCAGCCCAAAGCCACTGATGGAGCTGCTAAAGGGGGAGTCATACACGCACCTACTCTGCTCTGCGCGCCTGATACGGAAGTGCTAACCTGCCGTTATACACGACACATGGCCTTCTTTCTTTTAATCTTTCTtaatttccctctttctctgacgatctgtatgtgtgtcattAGCTTACTTATTTCTCCTTTATCCGGCCTTatccgatttatttttttatcaaaccGTTCACGATTATACTCTTTACTTAAAACAAGAGTTTGGCCATTTACGCACATGGTGTGAGTTGTGAAGAGACCCATGCACATGCTGCACAATTGTCTTGAAGAAAAGTACAACTTAGTCCTCAGCTTAGTCACCTGAGTTTAATGACTTTATTGTGGCAGAGAGCATGGTCCAACGTGATCCTGCACGTTTTCAGCGCGTCACCGACTCAACCCGTCGGTTTTCCGTACACCTGCTGGGGCACGCGGATACTCTGGAGACCATCCTTAACACGTGACACCTGGTCACGTGATCAGGATCCTTGAGGAACCACGTCCTGTAACCGaaaagagagacatacacacacccacgcacacacacacacacacacacacacacacacacacacacacacacacacacacacacacacacacacacacacacacacacacacacacacacacacacacacacacacaaggcgaGACCTACGCACAGCCagttagggagagagatggtTATGCTGAATGCCCTATAATTTCTTGTTACAACATTATTGCACAAAATTGAAAAGGTAATAGGTAAGATTAATGGAAAGTTAACACCCACAACACCTGGCTGTATTTACATGGAGGTTCTCCGTGCATGGTAATCATTTCCCTAATGAGCCTCAACGTTTACTTTATTGCTTTACTATAAAGATGATGCAAatgctgttgccatgggaacctATGCCACAGCAGGATCACATCAACAGTTCCCCACCCAGCTAGCGTTTACAACCAAAAGGTCGCTGGTCGAGTAATAAGGCCCATGGAGTACGGCCCTTGTTGAAGTCCTCTTGGTATTAGACACGCGTACCTCAGAGCTATTAGCTCCAGTTGGAGATGATTTTGTCAAGTGGTGTGACTTTTGTGAGTGCTGTGACATTTCTCCCTGGGCAGGTTTTGAAAAACCGCATGTCAAAGAGTTCATCAGGAGGCCACTAATCATAAAGAGACGGCTGCTTGTCAGTGATATGAATCAGGGTGGATGGTAAATGGGGCTTTCTCTGTAGCCAAAGATGCTGATTAACGTGAATGTTTATACTTTTGTCATGATCTGCTGGTTCAGTAGGGTTCAAAGCATAAAGTAGGGTCATTCAGAAAGTTAGAGATGTTTCTCTTATACTAGGTGTTAATAATATGATTTGGTGTTAATAGCTAATATTCCAGCCACCTATAGATACGGGTTGTCTTCAATAAGCAAAAAGATTTCTGCCGAAGAGCGGTTCATGGTTTGTAAACTGTAGGCGTTGTATGTGACTACAGCGCACAGATTGTGTCTCTCCCTTCAAATAGGCTGGTAAAAATTCTAGGGATAATGATGACCTCTAGTGGAAAGGTTAGAACAATGCAGTCCTATATAGCGATAGATTTGTGCATATTCGCAGCAGCAGTAGACAGTTGCCTGCATCGGATTCACATCACAAACCCTTTATTTCATCACCGTATAtccatgtgcatttgttcacCTGTCTAGGGCCACAAGAAGCAATGCATCTTGGATACACTACTGCAACAAAGCTTCACTAAACTAATCTCAAATGTAATCCCAAAAAGCTTTCAAATTTGAAATCCTATCTGCACAGCTCCATAACAGTTTGACTGACTTCATACCCAGAAGGTGCTCTTCTAGCAAAACGACATAAACTGGTTCTACTCAGCCTTTGAATAAACAGCTGAATGGTGTGTCTTTAAACATCTTTAAAAAGTCCTATTATGCTAACAAATACTAAgaatttaaataacatgtatgaaCCGCAAACATTCAGCCACGGCCGCGGGCTGAATGTGCTCCTCATAATAATTGTCAGTCACAGGAATTGTTGTCTCAGGGCGTGCTGCAAAGCAGGACTACAGCAGATTCTGGGACCAATCTGTTTAGCGATCTTcccagaggacagagagagaaaatacgAGGACAGCAACGCATCTGGAACCTCGCAATGTTGATttataggtacacacacacacacacacacacacacacacacacacacacacacacacacacacacacacacacacacacacacacacacacacacacacacacacacacacacacacaaaataccccaaaacacatacacacacaaatacacaaaaacactcaaacagacagagagtttAAAAAAAAGGACGTAGTAGACAAAGTCAGGATGTGACATCATACAGGAAGAGAAGCCAAGCAACTTATTTTTCCATTTGTgcccctgcctctgtgtgtgttgtgagcaGCAGTGGGTTTGAGTGGGAGACTCCCTGTCTGCTAGTGGCCGTGAGGGAGAAGAGACAGGGGCTGCAGGGAGAGGGTGGACAGAGCTGGACTTGTTCTCCACAGGGAATTTAAAGTCACTGGAGAGACTTCTGCCTGCTTCCCACAGCTCTCCACCACATTCCAGGTCCGCCGCTCTTGGATACAAACCAGGTACAGTAagttgtttttctcttctgcaaTCTCCTTTTGTCCTCCTCTATGTCTGTCTCCTTTTCGAAAGGTTTTCGGTCTATTTAAGATTGCATGGATTGTCAGTAACTTTGGAAGAATGTTTGGGAAAGAGTTTCCAGAAAGAGCTGCTCCATTGTTCTGCTCCAGTGATGATCATATGTCAGCCGTATACGGAAACCTACAAGATCGGGCACGATTTGCCGTTAAGTTTGTTATGAAgcgtgacagacagacacccagcaGACTTAAGGGAACCAAAATCCCCTAAGTGCATTCTTCTATGCAGTTTTGCTTTAGAAAAAGAGGTTCTCTCTAAGGTACATCTTAAAGAGAGTTAGAATCTTGATTCTGCAACGAAAGTAAAACTTGGTATTCACGCCACACGCTTTTGTTTTGGAATCCGTTACGGCTGCACTCAACCACGTAGCTGTGCCCCTAGTGGTGGCTACTATTCACTGCGAAGACTACTCTTTTACCAAAAAAGAGAAGTTCACACGGGCTTCTGCTTCTCATACTAAATCTATTCAGTTTGTGGCACTTGGACTCAAACTCGAGAGGGGCTGAAAAGTCAACAACCCTAAAGAGGGGTTGAAAAGTCAACAACAGACGAATTATATAAACTGAGCAACAAACTCTGCCTGTGATTATTTTCTTGGCACATGCTCTTTAATCTATAAATACATTATGGTTCTCTGGACATTCTTGTGGACGGAGGGTTTAGTGTTTGTTTGGTCGCCAGGAATGATGAATATAACCACAGCGGAACAGAaacttggtgttttttttgggtcaaCGGAATATACTGAAAAAATTCCCTCAGGAAGTCTTGGTCGAACTGGACACATGACACAAATGCGGATGTACTCACAACGtcacatccccccctcccaccttccctccccctcccgtgTGTGAAACTACCGAAGCCAATCCGTGGGAATTAGGACACCTAAACGGTGCCACAGTTCAACACACCATTAATTTTGTCCTGTCATCATTCAAATCAGGCAGTAGTTCTTCTTCTTATTGAGCCACACTTGttttcaacatttatttttctaaataatatcattcaGTACGGTGGCAGCATTTGCCTTTTTTAGTTCACATGATTAAACACCAAAAGCAGTGAATACTTAAGAACAGATGCAGAGCGTGGTTATAGCTTGGTTTTCAATACATCACCTGCCAgatttttgtttctctttataAAAATGAATTGCCTATATTGCCTAACCTATATCAGGTTTTTAACACCTTATCACTGTTTGAGTGCTGAAGATATGTGCTTTTTCTCCTACCGTTTTTGCATTATCTATCTAAACACTGTTCCTAATTGGTAAAGATTGCCAGTGGTGAGAAACTTATCTTGTCACACAATGAGATAAGTCCCTGGTGGACTCAAATTACTCCAGCGTTCAACGCAGAACAGTAGTATATGAATTACCAGATATATTCAGTTTGTAATCtatctatatgatatatgaACATACGCCTCAACAAATTCATTGAAATTATGCATTTGGAGCTCTATGTTGTGCGTACACTTGGGATGTGTGATTGGCCTAATTAAGATTTAATGAGTGTGTAAGACtctcctcactttctctccGTTCCACAGATAGATGCATTGGGGAAATAAGAGTGACCTCCACTGTTCTCCGTTGGCGCACCAACTTTAACAGCAGTTTGCTTACCTCGAACCACACTCTGACTCAGTCCGCACAACCAACAGGGTTCTATTTGTCTAGCCCCACTGCaaaaggaggggggtgggggatacGATCATTCGACCCCTAATGGCCCTGTGTCTCGGACAAGTGTTCAGCAAGGACAAAACATTCCGGCCTCGGAAGAGGTTCGAACCGGGAACCCAGCGCTTCGAGCTCTACAAGAAGGCCCAGGCCTCTCTGAAGTCCGGCCTGGACCTCAGGAAGGTGGTGCAGCTGCCCGAGGGCGAGAACATCAACGACTGGATCGCCGTGCACGTGGTGGACTTCTTCAACCGCATTAACCTGATCTACGGCACGGTGAGCGAGTTCTGCAGTGAGCGCTCCTGCCCCACCATGTCCGGCGGTTTGCGCTACGAGTACCGGTGGCAGGACGGTGAGGACTACCGCAAGCCCACCAAGCTGCCTGCCCTTAGGTACATGAACCTGCTGATGGACTGGATTGAGTCGCGCATCAACGACGAGGACATCTTCCCCACCAGAGTAGGTGTGTTTGAGGAACAGGAGGCCGGCATGTCCTCACCCTGCATCGGTGATGGGGTACCACTCATGCTAATTTGGTCCTTTGTCCTGCTCAATTTATTTTCCTCAATGGAGGTTATAATTGGGAAAGTTGGACTAATTGTAAAATGACCATGACATTTAGATAATAGTCTGTGTTCCTCATGAGGTTGTGGGATTATGGCTATCTCATCACCATTAGATGACCGTCAGAATGAAAGAGTAGAGCTCCCTACCTTAAATACATAATTGAAAATCAGTGCACCGCAATGCACTTTAACACAAAAGGCACAACTGAGCAATCATCATCGTGTGGTCGATATAGGATAGAGATAGGGAGGCAGAATAGTCTTGTGGTTCCAAGCGTGTTTGACCCATAGCCAAAACCTTATGGGTCAAACCTCGATCTCCCCAATCCACCGGTTGGCCCTCTTGAGCCAGATTCCCAACCCTTAttcctgctcattaatgaaATGTCTCTCAGAGCATCACATCTCTGAATAAAAGCTTCTGTTCAAAATAAGAGAATCATTCAAATTGGGGCACAAAAAAATGAAACCGAATTCATGTCTCAAACTGACCCACACTATTCTCCTCCCCCAGGCGTTCCTTTCCCCAGGAACTTCCAGCAGGTGTGCAAGAAGATGCTGAGCCGACTGTTCCGTGTCTTCGTGCACGTGTACATCCACCACTTTGACAGCATTTGCAGCATGGGGGCCGAGGCCCACATCAACACGTGCTACAAACATTACTACTACTTCATATCCGAGTTCAGCCTCATCGAGCACTCAGAGCTGGAGCCACTGGTGAGGAGAGCCTGATGGAGAGGACGAACTAGTGGAAgctgtgggtggtgggggggggggggggggggggggggggagccgggAGCCGGATAGGGTAGTGGCTCATGCATAGTGTATGGCAAGatgcttaaaggtgacatagtATAccgtgattagccgttacaagctgttctgagaatctgcctcttctgaaatcacaagtgggcgtgtccacctagatgtatgacggatatagaggagcaacgtttgctacagtccgctgggtaggctggtaaacTGGTCTATCGAgggtacatctaggtggaaaacgcccacttgtgatgggGAATCAAACTCTTTATCCCGGTTAGGGGTTAGATTCCCACTGCGAAAGTGAGAATGTAATGCATACACTATCACTGCATCCACCAAATGGCATATAATTCtctttatttacttatttattcatttattaactCTTTACTTTATTGAATCACCTGTATTTTAATTCACTGTCAGTGTGTTGATCCGAAGTGTGTATTCACTGTCACTCACTGCAAGTAAATAGGTCAGGTCACGGAGGTGATAGGACATGGAAACACACCTCATCAGTGTAATGAAGTAATTGTTCCAGTTTGCAGTGGACATAACCTGTGTTAATGATTGACACCGTTTCCATGACACTTAAGGGATTCAATATTAATATCAGGGTTTTGTATAGCGCTAGATAAACTGGTTTCGTCAGCATGATAATGGATATGCAAAAACCAGGAACATGACTTGGGGAAAATGTGCCAGAAAACCTTGAAAGTTGTACTATAAACAGCCAGGGCAGTATTTCTGTTGTTTACACTGACGTACGTATGTGTGTCATTGTAAATAGTAATTCAGCACTTTATTGACATTGTGTATGCCTTTTTTGTCCCTTTCTTACACATGTATCTCCCCCTTCTTTCTACAGAAAGCCATGACAGAGAAGATATGCAACTAACTTCAGCCTATGGAGACAGTTTGGCAGTTTACATTTCAACATTCCCTGAGCCTGGAGAGGAATCAAACACTTCAAAAATAgacattccaaacagactgttCCCCAAAAAACACATTCTGGAAGTTATCTGTGAAGCTTTACATAGAGCATGTTTCTTTAGGgacttttttctttgtttagttatataaaatgtgtttaatgCTTTATTTTCTTTGATACTCTTGTTTGATCCAAAACAATGGTACAAGAGAGAGTATTTACATTATTGTTTTCATAAATATGTTATTTTCCATATAAAGTCATTATATATTTACGGTGTAAATATTGGTGTCGTGTCTAAATAAAACCTGGATCCAGAGCCTAGCTCTGCCTGAATCTATTATCAGGAGGGATTCTGAGGTCAATCTGAAGAGAGCCGCTTCCCGAATAGCCTAGAAGAGGAAGCTTAAGAGGTAGGCAGTATTCCTTCCGTCAATAACTTGCTTGATATGCATTCTTAGGACGTTTCGTCATGCACATAATCTCCCCTTATGTGTTTTGGGGCGTAGCGAAATGCAATGACGTTATTGACAGACGTTGTTCGCGGCCAATATGCATTCAGATACTGCCAAAAGGGGGCGGAGCTAACGGTCAGTGGTTTTCCCGCACTACGCGTCACAGGCTAGCTAGGATGATTTAACCCAGCGCTAACCTATTGGCTCAATGCAATGGCTTCTTGCATCAGATGGCTAAGGTTTCGACAGAAGGATTCTGCCGGTTTGGACACAGTTTCCAGGTAAACGTTTTGACATTatttccttttcctttcctGCCTTAGGATTATCAGAACTTGAAATAGAAGACAATGTGGTTATTAAACGTGAGCTACTTCGGAGCTATCCACTGTCCTAGTTGGATGTCAGTTGCTCTGATGTTTGATTTCGTTGAGATTATACATAGATATTGTATTAAGGGTCATTggcttttgttattttgttgccTTTCCCATTATGTTAAAATACACAATATATTGCAAATATAGGTCGGGTAATTCAATATTCTCCAGTAAGCTTCATTTTTGCTTTCATCTTGGTCTTTGTGTTCAAATGTGTACCGATTAGTTGGGTTGTCTCTCATTAACCGCGGTAGAAActgtttttatataaaatagttGTATTGGTATAATTTGGTTTGCTGACGAGGGACAATGACTACTAAATACGAACTATTCATAGTCATCATTCGTGCcattgttgacagaccatgaaTGTTCTGGGGTCCATCTCCCCCAATGAGCTCCACCGGAAAGATCTCCGATATTGAACGCCTTTTATTGAATGTTAAACCATATTGCGAGGCAAGTGGTTGGTGTTTGCTACATAGCCCTCAAAGTTGAACATCTATGCTACATCGTCTTTTCCATTTCATATTCTCTCACCTGCATGGTCTTCACAGTTTTATATCTTGTTTCTTGCCCTCGTCAACATATACTAATTTG
It includes:
- the mob3c gene encoding MOB kinase activator 3C; protein product: MALCLGQVFSKDKTFRPRKRFEPGTQRFELYKKAQASLKSGLDLRKVVQLPEGENINDWIAVHVVDFFNRINLIYGTVSEFCSERSCPTMSGGLRYEYRWQDGEDYRKPTKLPALRYMNLLMDWIESRINDEDIFPTRVGVPFPRNFQQVCKKMLSRLFRVFVHVYIHHFDSICSMGAEAHINTCYKHYYYFISEFSLIEHSELEPLKAMTEKICN